One Vicia villosa cultivar HV-30 ecotype Madison, WI linkage group LG5, Vvil1.0, whole genome shotgun sequence genomic window, GTGCATTTACAATGACAGACAAATAACATGGAACATAATCATTCTTTAAATTCATCATTTGGAACCAATTATGGCAACTGTAATGTAGATAATGTTCCAAGTTACCATCATTTATTGTGGGACCACAAAAAAACTCCATTTTTACCCTTATTTTTGGAGAAATACGAATGTTGTCATTTTTACCCTCATTTTCTTCTTTCGTCTCCTTGTAAGGTTAAAACTGGCTATCCATATTTCTATATTGGCTTCTATTCAATTTTCCATTCATCCAGACAAACGGAGATAATTTATCTACCCATGCAAACAGAGATAGTTTTCTATCTCTTTCATCATCCGAACTAAGTGTACAAGAGAGGGAAATTTGAGTGAATTCAAGCATTTACCTGCCAAGTTCACCAATCCTTCATCACCAATCTTACATGAATCAAGGTTCAAGCTCTCCAACTTTGACAATGCTGATCAAAAGTATGCATAAGTAACAAATTTGTTAGATACAATCATCCACTTTCAAATATACCTATCTTTATTCTACTCTAACAAATAGACTttacatttttatattatttcttttaccAGTGCAGACATTCTGCACATGAAAGTTAATAGTTTGTACAAAATAAGTTAATACAAGATCAATTGCTGCAAGCAAGATTATAAACATGTAACTCCACAAAATGCTAACAATATATATGTTTTGAACCAGTTATTACGACATGCCTATATAAATGCTAGAAAGGGAGGTTTGTCACAATGAGTCGTGTATGACACTACATATTTCAGAAGTTGCATTATCAATTCCCAATTTAGCAGGTCCACATTATCAATCcaatataaaaacaaaatatatttgagAAAAAGATAGAAGTATTTACATCAAATCGAGTAACCTTTCATTGTGAACAAGTTTTTATTTATTCAtacttatataatttattttttatgcatttattTGGAACTGATTAGGGAATTTGGCATTAAGTTATGACTTCACATCATGCACTCCATAGATAAGGTGATGTTTTGCTCCCTAGCTGGCCATAACACGTGGGGGTGGGGGGAATAAAGAGAGGAAGAGATAATTTATCCAATATTTTAAATCACCTTTCAAATTAGCTAAACACGTATCTCCTATGTCATTAAATCCCAAGTTTAATACTTTCAACATGTCCATTCCTGTAAAAAAAACAAGGTTATGTTACCAATGACATTCCCCCAATAATTGTTATGGAGTCAAAGAAAGAGTATTGAATCCAATAAGCATCCTGCAAAATATGTAATTATAGCCTGAAAAAATTAGCTATAGAATTCTTAACAACTTACTCGAAAACTTTTCACACCCTCTGTCAGAAATATTGCATCTATTAAGATTTAAGTTTGACAGTGCAGGAAGCTCTGGCAGGAAACATAACAAATACTGAATTAGAAATCCAATGGGTATTACATCCTCATTAAGTTATTATATACTGGAGAAACATGCACTTTGTACATCCAATGAACAGAGTTCATTTTATTATGATAATATTAACAAATAGCAGTTGTTTCTAAATATTTATACTTTAACCTGTTTAAATGAATCAAGGAAACACATACCATTAGAAACTCAATGCTACTATAGGAGTGACAAGGTGGTTTTGAGGAGTAATATAAGGGCTGGAGATAATATGGGTTGTGGGTTCAACATTTCTAACAGCTTATTACTAACACTTgtcatttcaaaaaaattaaaagaaactcaATGCCACTAAAAAGGGAAAAGAGAAATACTTATGGACAGTTGGACACTATTAGAAACAACATTTTGGTTCCTTTTGTTAAAGCATTAAGGTTTGGAGTTGGACCCACTACTCTCCGAACCGGGAAAACTAACTTCAATgaataatgaataaaattcagATATATATTTCTGAGTAGAATCACATTCCTCCCCCCGTCTTTTTCTTTTAAGTTTCACAAGTAGCAGACTGCTAATATCAGAGTCTTCATGGAGTGGTATGGTATGCTCAAGACATCCTATTAAACAGGTTTCAGCTTCAATCTTAAAGCACTCACCCAGTCAAAAGAACAATGCATAGAGCATTCATGGGATAAATAGGGAAATTATGCCCTAAATATTAGCATAACTAAAATATTATCAGAGTAAGCTTAAAATTCTATGAAGGAATTCAACCTGCAAGAGAATCCAAGCATGCAGATGATACAAGGCACCCTTCCAGATTTAACAGGACAAGCTTCTGTAATCCTGGAATGAACCAAGACAAGATTGAAACGGAAGAAAAATAACTAATTTTAACAGGTAAGCAGTGAAATCTTGCAATGGCACTAAGATGTACAACTTAACAATATCAATGTTTCAAGGTAATTGGAAAATCTTTACATCATcaaagaaatatattttttaagaatGGATCAAAAATTCTTACTGGCTTTTACACAAATAAGATTGAATATCTAACTGAAACTTCTAAAAATAGAACTAAATTGATATTCAAAATCAAACATCTGTTCTTAAAAAGATTGCTGATAATTGCTGATAGCAATATATACTCTTCAAAATCTTCTATTATGAATTGTTTGGCTGAAGAAAATATTGTTATACAGAAATGTGATTCCCAGTGCAAACATCAATCACCCCTTGCATTTTTATACACAACCACAAATATTTTGATGATAATGAAAATTTGGCGTTGAACCTATCTCTTTCCAATTAATTACATGCtccaagagagagaaaaaaatcatAAACGGGCATTGTCAGTTTGTCACAGAGAAATAAGAAACACATGAACAACATAATAACCCATAAACTTGGTATAAGATAATCATATAATCCCTACTGCTCTGAAACAGCACAATAAAAGGCAAGGTACAATACCTCTTAGAAAACTGATGCCAAAATCAGTGACTTTACTACATGAGATCTCTAGACTTGTCAAGCTTGCAAGTTCTGGAAGCAAATTGAATCAAATAGATGTATAATTAGTTACAGAACTATGTGTCCAATAAGATGACATTGATTTCTTCTATAAAGATAAAGATAAAGATACACAGACAAGTATACGGTTGTCAAACACAGTTGTCGCAATCTGTTGTTTCTAGAGAAATAAAACAGTTTGTAGATTTTCACTCAGGGCAGTTTAACTTAGGTGGAATTTGTGTAGGTTCTTAAAATGAAGCCAATAACCTGAATATGGACTATTCAGTAGTGGAAATACACTAACGGCGTCGAAGAAAGTCTTGACAACAAAACTTCTGTAAACTTTTGAGCTATTGTACCAAAAGGATGCATATTGCAACAAACCTGATAGAGGCTTCATATCAGAATCTGTTATGCAATTACACCACTTCATATTGAGAGATTCCAACTTAGTTAaacctgaaaaataaataaattgattgaAGTTATGAAGAAATTAAATTTGGGTTTCTATCCATGCTGCACGCACAAATACTGTAATAGAATCCCTTCATCATTTTACTATCCTCATATTTGTGTTCTGCTATGCCCATATACAAATATAAATGTTATCCAGTAATAGCAAGTCGTTTACTTTTCACAAAAAGTTCCGTCTAAGCATTTTTTTGCATGTTATTTAATAACTAGAGTAGTTGAAGTTCACTAAAGAGCATTGGTTGGTAAAGCTTTAGTTTTCACACAAAGATACACTTTAGAACCAACCTTGAAGATGGACAATGCCTCCATGAATCCCAGGGCATCTCTCCAAATCCAACTTGACCAGGTTAACAAGACCAGAGAAAGCACTCATTCCTTGAGAAGATATTGAATCATTTCGCCTAAAACTCAAACATGTCAAGTTTGACAGACCTGGAATATGCCATTACAGATGTTGTAAACCACCAATAAAAGCAATCTATAGACAACGGTTTTAGACATAAGTAACATCACAAGAGCCAgatgaataatttttaaaaaaattatacgaCAAAAAGGCTTGGCAGAGAGGTCAATGGAACTAATGACATATTAATCATTGAATGTACAAAAATCATTTCAGGCACACTGCAGATTTCATTTTGTTCAATTTGGATTAGTAAATGGGTAGGTATATCGAAAATATCTTCTCAGTGAAAATAATCATGTCAGCTTCACCAATGCAGAATTTCATTCTTGGAATATGATATATTAGTAAAAGTCATATTTCATGAAGATGATCTGCATAGGATGTTCATATGCAGATTTTCAATATAGCTGAAGGATATATTAGAACTAGGTGCGTCactaataaataaattttctgaaaaagaGAAAGCTACATGAGGAATTTTCGCTTAAAAACCATTTCCAAATTTGGAAATTAACTGTGCCAAATGCTTAATGATACAACAACCAAGCCTTTTCTGACAAGGTGAGGTCAGCCGCATAGATTAAAGTAATAAAACAATGCCATAATGCTTTGCCATGAATTCAACTCAGACAGAGACCATTTACTTCTAAATCCAAGTGCTTAATAGTATTCAAATGTAATAAATGACCAAACACTTGCTGACCTAATCGACCACTATGGTAGATGTTCTTAAAATAGAAATCATTTTTCATGActactttttttatataaaaaaaaaaaaagacttctCTAAGAAAAGGCCTAATAGTAGTTATTGTCATAAAAGTAACATTCTTATTACCGGCAGCATGAGTATGCTAGATTAATTTTTAATGTGCTATCAAGAAGAGTGAAAATAAGACAACATGTATTATACTCATTTACACACTAATGCATGGGTACGGTTTAGCCATAGAACACTGATAAGAAATttttattcttctatttttaGATGAATAAAAGACAAAACAAAGATGCCAAGGGACCAACATCCAAGTGCATATATAAGAATAGATGAATACCCCTGATATAATCCAGTCCGTGATCTGAAATTTGGTCACAGTAATTTAGATTTAAGGAAATGAGACTTTGACATTCTTTAAGGTAAGTCAATCCAAAATCAGTGACATCAGATCCAGAAAGATCTACCGAGAGTAAAGATGAACCCTGAGATGAGATGACATCCATCCAAGAATCATCAACACCAGCATATTCTCCCAAGCACAGATCCTGGCAATTATGCGATAAAACTAACCACTTAGATCAAGGAGATATGATGAGTCAAGTTTATAATTAATCTAATATGATTTACCTGGAGAGCACAAtctctaaaagcttcaagagaACCACCAGTAAGACGTCGAGTGTAGACCAGATTATTTAAAATTTGCTGACTTATATCTCGTGGCAGCATAGAAAATGTATTATGTCTATCCAAATCCTGAGTCAAATAAAGATTGCACGTAACTTAGATCAAAATATAGAGTCTGGATGGACAATGAAAACTTATCATA contains:
- the LOC131601146 gene encoding uncharacterized protein LOC131601146 → MGGACSRKQEGDNEDNLSRGFSKKYCKCGSLKWWTSSFSYPSMDLRTQKGECPSLLDLCVQKISEDLDRHNTFSMLPRDISQQILNNLVYTRRLTGGSLEAFRDCALQDLCLGEYAGVDDSWMDVISSQGSSLLSVDLSGSDVTDFGLTYLKECQSLISLNLNYCDQISDHGLDYIRGLSNLTCLSFRRNDSISSQGMSAFSGLVNLVKLDLERCPGIHGGIVHLQGLTKLESLNMKWCNCITDSDMKPLSELASLTSLEISCSKVTDFGISFLRGLQKLVLLNLEGCLVSSACLDSLAELPALSNLNLNRCNISDRGCEKFSRMDMLKVLNLGFNDIGDTCLANLKALSKLESLNLDSCKIGDEGLVNLAGHKQLICLELSDTEVGNNGLEHLSGLSNLEKINLSFTAVSDSGLRKLCGLTSLKSLNLDAYQITDAGLLTLTSLTGLTDLDLFGARITDVGTNYLKKFKNLRSLEICSGGLTDAGVKNIKELTSLKCLNLSQNSHLTNRTVELIAGLTGLVSLNLSNSRITSAGLQHLKTLKNLRSLTLESCKVTANDIKKIKSTHLPNLVSFRPE